The genomic segment aaaacatAAGTAATGTAAAACTACTAAGCATGCATCATAGGCCTTGTCAAGAAGAATTGTAAAAGAAATCATATTTGTAATcacattcaaaatataatttttttaacaaggatagtattaaaaatattacataccaCATCAACTCCTTTGTGGTAATATGTGTCAAGCCTTGTGAACTCCCCCTCTCTATCGGCCTGTGGCCGCTGATGTTTGAGAGTTGGCCCAGCAGTACCATAGTACCAAGGTGCAGAGGAAATGTACTGAGGAATGTGAGGATTGATGTCCttgcctgaaataaataaatgaaagacAAGAATAATGTAAGTATTGTCTTGCAACTAGGCGATGACAGGTTACAATAGTGACCAATTTTAATCAACTGTTTACCTGTTTCGTCAACGGCAGCAGGTGCCGTACCGGCCTTTCTAGCTTCTTCTAGCTCTTTAGCTTTCCTCCAATCTTCTCTAGACTTCTTTTTAGGTTCATCTTCGTCGTCACCAGTGTCATCTTTATTTCGCAATATTTGAGAAACTGCGGCACGCGCAGTGGAAGTCATTATGGTTTATGTGATTCAAAGTTTCAATTCGATAATTAAAGTCAATATCAGTCAAATAAAGCCACTAAATTATTAAAGCAATACAAAATCGTGTAAAATGCGAAATGCGAAGCATCAACAATAACTTGTCACTGTCAAATAATTGCTGTCAATGTCaattgacaatattttttttaataaaaggcaATTTTTCTAATGGCATGCACATAgtgcagtggtactcaaccttttttcatACAGGCCACAACTCACAAGTTCACATTTTGGTCTTGTCTCATCTCTAGTTGCGGGCCGAAACAAAGATTTTATGGTGAAAAATTTTTAACTTCAACGACTACTTTGtactattttgccggtgggtgtgaatttcaaaatgaatCTGGCGCACATTACATTGACGCTAATCCAAGGCCCAACTCACAGTTTGGAaatgtatagtccgtcaagaaagtgaaaaaattaaaaagtggcaacatcgtagtttcatcccttttttcttggattgatttgaaagagatGACACTAGGATGTTGCCacgttttaatttcttcactttcttgacagactataagcaacaccagcagtatttccggacataTACGTCTTGCAaaacttcaagaaaagagcatattccctcttaaaaagccggcaacgcacctgcagctcttctgatgttgcgagtgtccatgggcgacggtagttgctttccatcaggtgacccatttgctcgtttacccccttattccataaaaaaatactGTAGACAAGAgagtaaattaattttcaactcACACCGGGTAGACAGCAGAGCGTTGACACCGCGTATACAATAGCGcacaggtcgcggcggccatcgaaagtatggtgtggtcGCTAGTACTTTCACAGACAACTTATAAAACATATGAGCGATTCTTTCACAGAAGACGTATTAATAAATCGATATGCCGAAGACCCTCGAAAATTACTTACCGTCAGCACCACAGCTCTCTGCACGATGCCGAACCACTATATTATCTAAGTACATGACAAGATACAACCAGCAATACGGAACCAGCTACAGAGTAGATAATATTGGTAGGAGCGgtaggtaaataaaattaacacgTTTTACTAACTACTTAtgtcatttatttttacaatacatattatataaccagccccggatttataaataggccttTATAGGCTACGGCTTACAGGCGGCGAAAATAAAGCTCAGATAATTTCGTCAATTACAACTTGATAACGatttaatgaaatataattataggGGTTTAATTAACGTACAGCATAATTTACCAATTTGAATAATGTATCTTAGGGCCGAAACACATCCGCGTTGCGGCATCGCGCCGATGAAGTCGGCAGTGACGCCACTGCCGATTTTAGCAGCGCGACGCGGCGCCGCAATCCAGTATCTTCTTTGTCGTATATTTAAAACCGAGTAATGTCTTCTTAATAACAGCAATCAGTTTCTTTCGACGATCCATGCCAGAGACACGACCATTCACAATAAAAAATCTCGAGGAACTGGTCACCTTGCCAAAACTCTGATTTGCCGACGCCGCGACGCCGCATGCCGATTTCAGCGACGCGGCACCGCAACGCGGTTATGTGTTTCGGACCTTACATAttcgtatatatttttcagcacACAATTACACTTGTTGTAaagacattattataatataatataataaagactaatattaatatctacCTTGACCACATCAATACACATCATGTTACATCACAACCAGTCAATGTgcacactgtatattttttacaagaGTGAAATCAAAGCAAATAAATGATACATATAAAGCTGTTCATCTGTTGCTCTTTACTAATCTGTGTAAATGTAACTGTaactagttttatatattcaaACCTGCCGTTTAAGCTGGAGAGCTAACCAAAGGCATTAGGCTGATctcacatttgtcagcaccgtacgcaccgaacgcaccgcatagtacacgaaatgcgacGCGTACGATGCgcacgaatgtgcgaggtttcacatcatttcgtacaacaaattctaaaatgcAGCGCGTTGGCGTGTGCCGTCTAAAACGTCTCGCATTGCCGTCGCGCAGGTGTGCAAAGCGCCATAAGATTATAAAGGTAGAgtccgccgcgcggtagacgctcccgcttcgtagtcgctttggtcgcgcaGGTTTGACCGATGCTTTATGCCGCTAAATAAGCTCTTGTGTTGCTATCGGATAACAGGCAGGTCGATGTAGATTTTTACAGCTTCCTACGAGCGCGGGGGCGGTGGTATGAGGGGCGAGGGACACGTACCCTCTCATCACACTCCCCGCTGGCAACACTCTCGTCTAACGGCTCGGCTCGCGGGGTGAACAGCTTGCGTCTACCTCGAGTTGATCTGGAAATGTTGAATGATCTagttactatactgtactcggcgaaacatggcggtagcggtcattgactcgctgtcaaaaacttgtcattttctatataaaccataaagttaatatacctagcggaatagagcaacaatctcgagctgtcaaacgaaaccaaaattggttttcatctgtgtgaaaaaatatacgtgtggcacgtgccgactggatgtcaaaaaaagagtgctgctgtcatgtatcacacgtctctttttaccacgcagtattactgatagtgacatctctcttgctcaggcctttgtttctctattccgctaggtatattaactttatgatataaaccgcgattgacaatgaagtgtcggatgttgtcaatcgcggctttgtatagaaaatgacaatgACATGACCGCTACaaccatgtttcgccgagtacagtatagttattGATACTCCTATCTCCATACTAAGCAAATCCGTTTAATGGTTTAAGCTTGAAGATGTAAGAAACAGACACATTTTCtcattttaataatactagctatttgaccgagctttgctcggtattcgatgaaacatgaataaaatgacatttttaaaaatgattcctagctagatcgatttatcgcccccgaaaccccctttatactaaatttcatgaaaatcgttaaagccgattccgagattccaattacatatattatgtcataGGACTATttgaaaaatcgaattttcgcgaaaattctagggatttttcGAAAACACGGCTAATTAGATAATGGTGataacatttttcaattatcctaaaaaaattaggttttttgggaaaacgcgggttgccttagtaacattgcacattcttaacgctgattggcttgatttttgcttattGGCCAACTCTTATTCCGATTGGTTACTAGATAGTAACCAATCGGAATAAGAGTTGGCCAATAGGAAAAGATTTcctatgtatctttgaggtaatacaccataaaattataaaggacataacctcagaattagtttctggttctgttaaactttcagcactaatttcacatgtatcagtcattttgtatttacagacacacttttagataacttttcgcacttattttcaagtccaactgcaattttaaacacattaaatatcaaaaactgctagctGGCTTgcaaaaacaaccacaaaccaatgatgaaaaacttaaagcagatatgttactaccgcgcgcgttgtgaagcttcaaatacggcccaattgggccgtctgttgtttagtctgcatcgagcgcagtcacgaacgtgccgcgtcttgtcttacctaaataaattgaaaatgacgtcgtgcgtgtttcgaaaatgtaccaattatgactcaaaagaaaacaaaacacatggaatctcttaccacatgtcttgattgcaataaatacctcgattatttacattttcaattattttttcgaacaatctggaaaaaatcaaATTTCCGTCATAgttcaggcgaagaaagagacagcgatacgattcgacgtttaaaaatagaactgtctcttttatgtaaatggtttttcgtatcttttgtttcacttatctgtcaaatttgtcaatgtttgcaattttgaatttgaaaattgttcggaagagattttagccggaaaatagtatggacgtgacagatctgtataagtacaatatcattgcCACAAACAAAACAGCGCGTGACAATGAATcgacatttaaaacgtcaagtcttcaaccaatcagagaagatgttgttgtgaggcgcttaaaccgaccaatcagtgattttttttcgataataactaacgattcgttttGCAATCGTACTAAGGCGACTCCCATTTTCTCGAAAACACTAACTTTTGTCAGTaagattgaaaaatgtaatcaacattatgtaattatccgtgttttcgcgaaaaccctAGAATTGTCGCAtttgatttatcaaatcatcctacgacatatatatacgTCGTAGGAGGATTTGatacggggggggggggggggggggttgtagccccccgccaaaacacaatccagaaagtccaaaagtaggttaggttagagcttagaccacaacacagagggagccgagcgagcgaagcgagcgtgttgcggcagcagccggcgaccgtcataaaACAAAAGGGAGGCTCGGGgggccaaaacaaaaaaataaatccagaattttttgcttattctgtgagtgcttaccaaaatttaatGAAGTATAGGCTACATATTGCAGCATTGTTTTATTCtcaatccgcctgcgacatatatatatacaagaattgctcgtttaaagatataagattgatattttatattatggattatattttttgtgacttGAGCTAATTGTAAGCCTGGTTTCTGAGTCTTGCCAACTAAAGCCCATCACCTCACCAGTGCTTCTAAATTACTAACAGGTCTGTTGACCTGTTAGTAAATTAGAAGCACTGGTTAACCAATCAAAAACGTTATTGAAAAGATAAATAACCTTCAAGAAATATCGAAACCTATCATTATCCCATTATGGTATTGGGCttttttttcgcatttatataagAATGGACATTGGACAGTCTATTTGTGTTTAGACGAAAGAGTTGGTAAAATTTCAAGGTTCAGCAATGACCAatgagaaattattttaaagttaatgAGACTATATTAGTATTACTTACAGTTTGGACGGACAGCTCTGTATCCCTAATGCCGGAGGCACATTTTCCTCTTCTTGTTTTTCAGGCGACGGTATGTCTTTCACGACCTTCGCTGGGGCGGGCATGTCCATTGTAATATCAGAAAATTCACTTTGCAAGTTCACAATATCTTTCAATTTTTCCCCTTTATCGAGCTCCGTTGAACCGTCGTCAGTTCTCTTTCTTCGCAGACGTAAATTACGTCTCACTGGTTTAGCAGAGCTTTGACATTTAGACACGCTTTCCATCAATACCTCTTCATCTAAAAATTTAGCTCTGGTCCCCCTAGGTTTTCTTTCTGTTTTGGATTTGTTACGcagattatattttgtattttcatgTTCACTTTCATGTTCATCATTAGCTTCATTGATTTGCGTTTCGTTTTGGCTGACCAGCGTGTCAAATTCTGTTGCGCGAGGAATAGTTATTTCTTTATAAATATTCTCAAACTCTTCTAGAGTATTATCGACTTTTATACCACTCGTTTCTAAGCTTTTTATGTCAGTAGTTTTCTCTAATTCATTAGCCGAATTACCAACTTGCTGTATGGTCGTAACCTTATTGACTTTCTTGAGTTTCTTATGTTTATCATTATCACTTTTAGCACCAGAAAATTTAAAGACTTTGTTCTCATTTAAAGTTTCTGTTAACTCTTCTGTCTTTGCTACTTCCAAGTCGCTCATCTCTGAATCTTTGCTCAGttcatttttgttatttatatttatatcattATCTACTTTGTTCTTACATTCTTTATTGTTACTATTTAATTCATCTATAGCTTTATTAAATTCAATTTCGTAAGTCTTAGAGACTTTAATTTTACACATAGTTTTTTCTGGCATACTTTTTTCTTTGCCATAAATTTTACTTGGCGATTCTTTACTGTGATCAATcgattttgtagattttatATCAACATCTTTGTTACTGCCTTTTCGACCTTTTTCTGATTCAATATGGTTTTTGTGATTGTTGTTCTTGTTTGCTATATTGACTTTAGCTATTGATTTACGGATATCGTCTATACTGGGTAATTCTTCCTCCAAATGCACTTTTGGAGAATCGAATACGTCGAGTGATTCGTGTTTCTTGTTCGAAAAATAGCTCTTTTTAAGTGACGTAGGAGGCTCTATtgggtttataatattttcgccTAGTAATTGCTTTATTTTTTGCGGCTCGAAATCTTTAGTGCATTCGTCCCTTACAATAGATGGTGAGCGGTAGTCATCTCCTATTTCTGTAATAATAGATTTTACTCTATCTTCATTTTCGCCAAAAAATGATTTCTTGCCTTCTAGACTATCTTCAGACTTCGATGATGGTGggttattgtttttatcttcaCCATCATAGAAGaaatgttttctttcttttagaAGTTTTATGTTATCGAAATTAACATTCAAATCTTGTTTTGCATTATCACAGTCTTTTGCTGCCTTTTCTAAGGATTCAAATTGAGCCAGTGAATTGTTACTTTCTATCGGTTTCTTAAGCGAATTGAGTATTGAATAGACAAACGGTTTATCATGCACTTTAAAATTATCATCATTTTTTATATCTGCTGTAACATTTTGGACGTTAGTAGAATTATCTTTGTTTAATTTACTAATTTCATCAGCGTTAACTTCAGCACTACTTTCATATAGGCTATTATCTTTAATGACACAGTAGGTTGATCTGCTAAGCGACGACGTTTTATTCCTAATTATTTCCTTAGTATTGTTCTGTGTTTCAGGGACTTTAAAGTTATCATCATTTTTTATATCTGCTGTAACATTTTGGACGTTAGTAGAATTATCTTTGTTTAATTTACTAATTTCATCAGTGTTAACTTCGGCACTACTTTCATATAGGCTATTATCTTTTATGACACAGTACGTTGATCTGCTAAGCGACGACGTTTTATTCCTAATTATTTCGTTAGTTTTATTCTGTCTTTCTTTGTCTTCTTCTAACAGCATAgctattgtattttttgtattttgtgttTTATGACACTTTCCTTCATTTAATGCTATATCTATCATATTTATAACGTTTTGTGTTCTTTCGAAATATGTTTCTCCATGTCTATCAACGTTACTAGTACTGTCGCTAGTTTCAGTGCCAGTTGCGTAAGTACTATCAACCGCACTGTCATTGCAGATCTCCTCATCTTTTAAAGTATCAGATGTTTTCTCAAGAATACTTTCGTTACCTTCATTGGAATTATCTAATGATTTGCCGCTGTCAACACTTTTGTTCTGTGGAGGTATGCTCTGTCTCATAAGTTTAGATCTATTGAGTTCTTCTTTTTTGAATGTAGGCTCTAAAGATTCGTTGAGCGGATCTGTTTCGCTGTCACTattaccatcatcatcatcaagagACAGAACATCTTCCTCGTCTTCATTTTCGCTATGTTTCTCTGCAACAAGAGCAATAAAAGTAAgacttaaaaatacttttagaagACTTGAAATATATAAGTCAAAGATAATAAATTACCATCTCTCTCTTCTATACAGGCTCGTAAATGAACTACTTCTTCTTCGGCTCTCGCTCTGGCTAACTTCTCAGCAGACAGCATTTCCTagcagaaaaaataaaatataaaccaaTGTTGATCCAAGCACGTACAGCAACTATAGGTTATTAAGGTGTATAGGCTGGCCAATAAAAAGTGCAATAATTACCTCCAAAACAGTGATTTTCATAAGAAGCTCAGATTCCTGGAAATAACAatgatataattaattaaaatatttttatatattacctacgtgtaaaaaataataattatacaaaaacttATTCATTATACTCACTTTTGCTTCTTGCTCCTCCGCCAATTCTTCGttctgaaaattgaaaattagaTCAGAAATGAAGTTTTAGACCACCAGTGCAGGCTGAGACAAGTTTTAGGGCGAGATCAGATTTTGGTCTTCTGCCtgtctagcatacgccaacgagatatcacactctcgagataattaaaaactactcaactctataaaaatgtgttatttcgatgatagatctacgcgagaaaaaatgtttgtcatgctagggacAATAGAGATGAatagacaaaccatcaaacatcgagaaaacatgtagagtgagatatctcgttggcgtatgctaggcaggctgaaaTGGTCCCTCTTGCTTGAATGGGGTAAATTTTGCAGTGGAGGAtatttgaagacgtgagtggaaaaaCAAGGTAAGTAACAGTGAAAAAAAGATGCCGTTTTTCTGCATagatggaggctttagggctggaaaaatgaatgaaaaaaaaaacgtggattttatgtgtagccagatatattaacCAGGCGATGAAGTAGATAACTTACAAGTTAATTTTCGTGTTCTTTCACTACCGTCTTTATTTAATtccaactttatttttatttagttttcaaTAACAAACCTGTCTCTTCAAATTCAGTATGCGGTCCTCGTAGTACTGCCTGGTGATCTGTTTGGCCTCCTCCACCAGCGCCCACGTGTCGACGCCGGCTGACGGCTGCGACTCCACACGCGCCAGCTCTTCCTTGTACCACGCTTCCGTTCTGTAATGATTACACATTATATGGATTGGCATAATATTTGCATATGCATATTCCTATCAGTCAGGGCCggatgtatattttttatgagtaaaatattatgccaCTTTAATTTTCCCGCCCCTATATAAgaacttaaattttttattacatacatTGAAGTTTTAATTACTTTCAAAAGCAAAACACGAAACGAAATCTTTCGTTGTGCAAGTTCTTAGAAAATAAGTGATCAAACCAATTAGTGTCCTTATGTATTATAGTCACCTCACCTGGTGATGATTTATATCGAAacagagttaaaaaaaaaatagtttgttattatttttagcaatattccgcgaaatattttatattatttcgcggaatattgctaaaaataataacaaattaaattttaagcagAGTAGAGTTCATTATCACAAAACTTACCtaaaacatccatactaatattctaaatgcgaaagtctatcagtctatgtctgttacctcttcacgcccaacccACTGAACCGATATTGCCGAAACTTGTTATAAAGATGAGTCGCGgaaatggacataggatactgtcttccccggaaaaatgtacggttttcgcgcgataaagtaattttggcgcaaaggagttgcgggcattatctagtaaattatatacttaatctatacatctatacatataaataaaattggagtgtctgtttgtaatattgaaagaaacgtttttttactaaatgcatgtGAATGTACATActggtacagacaccaaaataacatttttttcaatttttgtctgtaactctgtctgtctgtttgttccgtctaatctctgaaatggctgtaGCGATTTTGatgggacttttttaggcacatagctgatgtagtaaggaataacttaggctactttttaaccgacttccgaaaaggaggaggatatatttcacttttttgtaaaggaaccataaaaaggggattttttttctctttttttattatctttgttatcacattttgctgacgcggacgaagtcgcaggcaacagctagtataatatataatgtctTAACTCTTATACATTATAttggactagctgttgcccgcgacttcgtccgcgtggacattagtttatagctgttgttcccgtacattgattgagtcgtttacgcgcaaatcagaaaagtatattgtgtgggaaccacacatttttccgggacaaaaaccatttcttgtcccagattcaaattagtatctccaatctccatgccaaatttcattaaaatagattaaatagtttaggcgagaatcataaaagtttattggtgggaaccgtatatttcccggggtaaaaagtatcccttgtcctttcccgagaatgaaagtattgccatattgccataccaaaatttcatctaaatagattgaatagtttaggcgataatcattaaagtttattgtgcgggaaccgtacattttccgggacaaaatttgTATTCCTTATCCTTtgccgagactcaaagtatatccatgccaaattctatcaaaatagattgaatagttcacgcgcaaatcataaaagtatattgtgcagtaaccgtaca from the Aricia agestis chromosome 14, ilAriAges1.1, whole genome shotgun sequence genome contains:
- the LOC121733575 gene encoding kinesin heavy chain-like, which encodes MLDPSRSSGNDVSGRDIPSFIEPRPPLILNPFMRPRPNKGTNLLELFEEDSECEEPELVQVYLRLKPCNTKSNLYEVRSERCLITSLDTTTAGHGRRTQHNVSKMYTFSHIFKPDCPQKEIFEYVVKDNLKKLPEGHSFTLLTYGASGSGKTYTLMGTVASPGLVPRSLEFVFNIVEAAQRPKYKPSETGADVLSKAEQDYELQWVKGLRQVSAPLRDKYRRMSASLHTTMSSSHIDLTNRSTHYVWVSFIEIYNEGIYDLLVPCDRRAGSKLAIREDSSGNVYVKGATQAFVKSGEEAYDVMVAGKHNLQVAATGVHAQSSRSHCIFTITMLTEIDGAVRSACVRLCDLAGCERAARTRNTGARMQESRAINSSLHVLERCLHTLRRRQAGRRALVPYRESKLTRLLGAGLSGAKGEAVSMVVTLNPAPEYAHETRHVLQLAAVAKDIQVNNTISEYPSSLETTQDSTLCPSAEVMKLRADNERLRFELARTEAWYKEELARVESQPSAGVDTWALVEEAKQITRQYYEDRILNLKRQNEELAEEQEAKESELLMKITVLEEMLSAEKLARARAEEEVVHLRACIEERDEKHSENEDEEDVLSLDDDDGNSDSETDPLNESLEPTFKKEELNRSKLMRQSIPPQNKSVDSGKSLDNSNEGNESILEKTSDTLKDEEICNDSAVDSTYATGTETSDSTSNVDRHGETYFERTQNVINMIDIALNEGKCHKTQNTKNTIAMLLEEDKERQNKTNEIIRNKTSSLSRSTYCVIKDNSLYESSAEVNTDEISKLNKDNSTNVQNVTADIKNDDNFKVPETQNNTKEIIRNKTSSLSRSTYCVIKDNSLYESSAEVNADEISKLNKDNSTNVQNVTADIKNDDNFKVHDKPFVYSILNSLKKPIESNNSLAQFESLEKAAKDCDNAKQDLNVNFDNIKLLKERKHFFYDGEDKNNNPPSSKSEDSLEGKKSFFGENEDRVKSIITEIGDDYRSPSIVRDECTKDFEPQKIKQLLGENIINPIEPPTSLKKSYFSNKKHESLDVFDSPKVHLEEELPSIDDIRKSIAKVNIANKNNNHKNHIESEKGRKGSNKDVDIKSTKSIDHSKESPSKIYGKEKSMPEKTMCKIKVSKTYEIEFNKAIDELNSNNKECKNKVDNDININNKNELSKDSEMSDLEVAKTEELTETLNENKVFKFSGAKSDNDKHKKLKKVNKVTTIQQVGNSANELEKTTDIKSLETSGIKVDNTLEEFENIYKEITIPRATEFDTLVSQNETQINEANDEHESEHENTKYNLRNKSKTERKPRGTRAKFLDEEVLMESVSKCQSSAKPVRRNLRLRRKRTDDGSTELDKGEKLKDIVNLQSEFSDITMDMPAPAKVVKDIPSPEKQEEENVPPALGIQSCPSKLSTRGRRKLFTPRAEPLDESVASGECDERVRVPRPSYHRPRARRKL